One Megachile rotundata isolate GNS110a chromosome 5, iyMegRotu1, whole genome shotgun sequence genomic region harbors:
- the LOC100881927 gene encoding dual specificity calcium/calmodulin-dependent 3',5'-cyclic nucleotide phosphodiesterase 1A isoform X6 — translation MMSRQSKDPVQKCHSDPGAASTAGTPCSPGKRISRRIVPGIQTSNTRKCVLTLDGYSYVIVASPPDRRVTRDDIAVSSPGSSPNANATTSCTGTTSSRLYNPSSPGRNGQLSKQGTLTIVRRSSGKNKSIGGSFESSPPPHSPDTLSSSQSVDLDEILDNVDLTTDSLPAVDTPDACDKAALRLRCLLRQLQHGEISAELLQRNLHYAARVLEAVFLDETKRLADEDDELSEVQPDAVPPEVREWLASTFTRQLATTRRKADEKPKFRSVAHAIRAGIFVDRIYRRVTNTALMQFPQEVVKVLKTLDDWSFDVFSLSEAAMGAPVKYLGYDLLNRYGMIHKFKVPPAVLECFLGRVEEGYCRHRNPYHNNLHAADVAQTMHYILCQTGLMNWLTDLEIFATLVAAIIHDYEHTGTTNNFHVMSGSETALLYNDRAVLENHHISASFRILKEDECNILQNLSKEEFREFRSLVIDMVLATDMSFHFQQLKNMKNILSLAEPSVDKSKAVSLVLHCCDISHPAKRWDLHHRWTMQLLEEFFRQGDKEKELGLPFSPLCDRNNTLVAESQIGFIEFIVEPSMQVCSDMLETVLVPLSAKESVDESNNGSAAESRRIKIGKPWIPCLAENKRIWKEQAVRDAEARAQKEQEQKASDNREDGDTSQAAPEE, via the exons TTGCATCTCCGCCCGATCGAAGAGTGACGAGAGACGATATCGCAGTGTCCTCGCCCGGCTCATCTCCAAACGCAAATGCAACTACAAGCTGCACTGGTACAACATCATCCCGATTATACAACCCTTCCTCGCCGGGGCGAAATGGTCAGCTATCGA AACAAGGCACGTTAACGATAGTACGTCGAAGTTCCGGCAAGAATAAAAGTATCGGCGGAAGTTTCGAAAGTTCCCCACCACCGCACAGCCCTGACACTCTTTCGTCAAGCCAATCCGTGGATCTTGACGAGATTCTTGATAATGTCGACCTCACGACAGACTCACTCCCTGCCGTTGACACCCCCGATGCTTGTGACAAGGCTGCCCTCAG ATTGAGATGCTTGCTGAGGCAGCTCCAACATGGCGAAATATCTGCAGAATTGCTGCAACGAAATTTGCATTACGCGGCACGCGTTCTCGAAGCAGTCTTCCTCGATGAAACCAA GCGGCTGGCGGACGAGGATGACGAATTATCCGAGGTGCAACCGGATGCTGTGCCACCGGAAGTACGAGAATGGCTCGCTTCGACGTTCACCAGACAGCTGGCAACCACCAGAAGGAAGGCGGACGAGAAACCAAAGTTCCGCTCGGTCGCGCACGCCATCAGGGCAGGGATCTTCGTTGATCGGATTTACAGACGGGTCACCAATACCGCCTTGATGCAGTTCCCTCAGGAAGTGGTTAAAGTGCTCAAG ACTCTGGACGACTGGTCGTTCGACGTGTTTTCGTTAAGCGAAGCCGCAATGGGAGCACCGGTGAAATACCTCGGTTACGATCTGCTTAATCGATACGGCATGATCCACAAATTCAAAGTGCCCCCTGCAGTTTTGGAATGCTTCCTGGGAAGAGTCGAAGAGGGTTACTGCAGACATCGAAATCCGTATCACAATAATCTGCACGCTGCAGACGTTGCGCAAACCATGCACTATATCTTGTGTCAAACAGGATTGATG AATTGGCTGACCGATCTGGAGATTTTCGCCACTTTGGTTGCGGCGATTATTCACGATTACGAGCACACTGGGACCACAAACAATTTCCACGTAATGTCCGGTAGCGAAACAGCGCTCCTCTACAATGACCGCGCCGTTCTGGAAAATCATCACATTTCCGCAAGCTTTCG AATATTGAAGGAGGACGAGTGCAATATATTACAAAACTTGTCGAAAGAGGAATTCCGTGAATTTCGTTCGTTGGTGATCGACATGGTTCTCGCGACCGACATGAGTTTTCATTTCCAACAATTGAAGAACATGAAGAATATCTTGAGTCTGGCGGAGCCTAGCGTCGACAAGAGCAAGGCTGTCAGTCTGGTTCTTCACTGCTGCGATATCTCGCACCCGGCCAAAAGATGGGATCTTCATCACAG ATGGACCATGCAACTGTTGGAGGAGTTCTTCCGGCAGGGTGACAAGGAAAAGGAACTGGGATTGCCGTTCTCTCCGTTATGCGACCGCAACAATACTCTGGTGGCTGAATCGCAAATAGGATTCATAGAATTCATCGTTGAACCTAGCATGCAAGTTTGTAGCGACATGCTGGAGACGGTGCTCGTTCCATTGAGCGCCAAGGAGAGCGTGGACGAATCCAACAATG GATCAGCCGCTGAAAGCAGGAGGATTAAGATCGGGAAGCCATGGATTCCGTGTCTCGCGGAGAACAAGAGAATTTGGAAGGAGCAAGCTGTACGAG ATGCAGAAGCAAGGGCACAGAAAGAGCAAGAGCAGAAGGCAAGCGACAACCGCGAAGATGGCGACACATCGCAAGCTGCACCCGAGGAATGA